The genomic interval CGCCGCCGCCCATGCCGAGGGCGATCTGGACCGAGTCGTGCACGCGCGGCCGGATGTCGGGCCGCACCACGATCCGATCGACGACGACTTCGATGTCGTGCGTCTTGTAGCGGTCGAGCTTCATGCCCGGCGTGATTTCGCGCAGTTCGCCGTCGACGCGCACGCGCTCGAAGCCCTGGCGGGCGATCTGCTCGAACAGCTCCCGGTAGTGCCCTTTGCGGCCACGCACCACCGGCGCCAGGATCAACAGCCGGGTGCCTTCCGGAAAGCTCAGGATGTGGTTGATGATCTCGTCGTCGGTCTGGCGGCGCATGGGCTTGCCCGAGATGTGCGAGTAGGCCGTGGCGACGCGGGCATAGAGCAGCCGCAGAAAGTCGTACACCTCGGTGACGGTGCCGACCGTCGAGCGCGGGTTCTGGCTGACCGTCTTCTGCTCGATGGCGATGACGGGCGACAGTCCGTCGATGAAGTCCACGTCGGGCCGCTCGAGCATGCCCAGGAACTGGCGGGCGTAGGCCGAAAGGCTCTCCAGATAGCGCCGCTGGCCTTCGGCGTAGATCGTGTCGAAGGCCAGGCTCGACTTGCCCGAGCCCGAAAGGCCGGTGATCACCACCAGGCGCTCCCGGGGGATGTCCAGGTCGATGTTTTTGAGGTTGTGCTCGCGTGCGCCTCGGATGACAATGCCGTCCTGCATACCGCTGCCGGGCCCGACCACTCGGTTCGACGAAAAGGTTCAAGCGTGTTCCAACAGCGGCCGCCGGGCTTCGTTCCGGCTGTTTTTTCGCAAAAGCGTTGCAGCGCGGGTGGAACGAAGCGGATCGCCGCGCTTTGATCGCTGCCGATCCATCAACCGCGCCTGAACGTGAACGCCTATTTAGAAACGTTTCTGCCGCTGTTCGTGGCGATCAATCTGCCCGGCATTCTGCCGTTTTTCATCTCGATGACCGAAGGCCTTTCGGCGGCCGATCGGCGCCGGTTGCTCGTGCGGGCTGTGGCGACGGCCTTCGTGGTGGCCGTGCTCATTCTGTTTGCCGGGCAGCTCATCTTCGAGACGCTCGGGATCACGCTGAACGATCTCCGGGTGGGCGGCGGCCTGATCCTGCTCGTGCTCAGTATCACGGACCTGGTGTTTGCCGACTACCGGCGGCGCGATCCGCGCGACGGGGCCGACGCCGCCGACGTGGGCGTGGTGCCGCTGGGCATTCCGCTGATCATCGGGCCGGCCGCCATCACGACGATCCTGGTGGCGCAGCAGACCTACGGCTACCTGCCCACGCTCGTGTCGCTGGTGGCCAACCTGCTGCTGGTGACGGTGGCCTTTGCCGCAGGGCCGTGGGTGATCCGAAAGCTGGGGCCGGTGGCCGTGCGCGCCATCGCGAAGGTCGCCAGCCTGTTTCTGGCCGCCATCGCCGTGGCGATGATCCGCGCCGGAGTGGCCGGTATGCTCGCCGGCTGAACGGAACCTTCCGTAAAGGCCGGCATTTACGACATTTTGCGTGAGCAAGGGACCGCGCGAATCTGACAACCTGTTCAGCTATGGCCCTCAAAACCCTCGACATCGACGCACTGGCCGCCAAGACGGGCAACCTGTACGAGACGGTGGCCATCCTTTCGAAGCGTGCCCGTCAGATTGCCACCCAGATGAAGCAGGAGCTCGACGAAAAGCTCTCCTACTTCGAAGGACTGGGACTGGAAGACGATCCGCGCCATCAGGAAGAGCAGCGGCGCATTTCCATCGAGTACGAACTGAAGCCCGAGCCCACGGAGATCGCCGTGGAGGAGTTCCTGCGGGACGAGATCTACTACCGCGACGCCTCGAAGGAACGTTCCGAGGAAGAGGAAGAGCTTCGTTGACGCCTTCACCGTCGGCCACAGGGCGGGCACCCTCTTACGGGTGCCCGTTTTTTGTTTTCGTGGGGGCCGCCTGCTGTTTTTCAGCCGGCCAGACGGATCTGCAGCGTGGCGGGCGTTCGGGCGGCGAGTTGCAGCGTGGCATCGGTCGCGGACGTCCGCTCCGGCGTCGGCCCTTCGGTCGCCTGCAGCTCGGCGATGCCCCGGCGCACGCGCAGCGTGAGCGTCCGGTCGGTGTCGGACACGAGCGCCAGTTCGACGTGCCGGGCGGGCAGATCCCAGCGTAGCCGCTCCACCCGCAGCCGTCCGCGAGCCCGGGCGCCGTGCAGCGTGCCGCGGGGCAGCCGCTCGTCCACGGCGGGCAGCAGCTCCAGCAGGCCCGGACGGCTGTAGAGCAGCATTTCGATGACGATGGCGGGCAGGCTGTTGATCAGGTCCGCGTTGTAAACGTTGCCCGGATAGTGCAGCGAAAACAGACTGGGCAGCAGGTAGCCGTTGCGGATCAGGTCGCGCAGGCTCCGGTAGGCCAGGTCGGGGTCTTTGAGACGGGCCCCGATCAGGGCCAGATGCACCAGGCCGTGGGC from Rhodothermus marinus carries:
- a CDS encoding MarC family protein produces the protein MNAYLETFLPLFVAINLPGILPFFISMTEGLSAADRRRLLVRAVATAFVVAVLILFAGQLIFETLGITLNDLRVGGGLILLVLSITDLVFADYRRRDPRDGADAADVGVVPLGIPLIIGPAAITTILVAQQTYGYLPTLVSLVANLLLVTVAFAAGPWVIRKLGPVAVRAIAKVASLFLAAIAVAMIRAGVAGMLAG
- a CDS encoding DNA-directed RNA polymerase subunit omega, which gives rise to MALKTLDIDALAAKTGNLYETVAILSKRARQIATQMKQELDEKLSYFEGLGLEDDPRHQEEQRRISIEYELKPEPTEIAVEEFLRDEIYYRDASKERSEEEEELR